A section of the Methanomassiliicoccus luminyensis B10 genome encodes:
- a CDS encoding ABC transporter ATP-binding protein translates to MLGFIRRMLKLSGEHGRRIKIAFVLSFFESMLTYVPVFAFILAFTKILDGSLVASDAWLIAEIMVGAVIARCILRRAFVVRQSGAGYEVCARERISIGDRLKRFPMSYFTEGNIGNITSAISIDLLFVEEYGMGAMDKVVNGYIGIILGCFILLIIDWRVALVSIAVFAAAMFVLGKIQRTNQEQSAIRQRQQARLTSAVLEYVQGISVIKSLNMSGERAQAIKRTIKETRDHAIDFEEKYTPLSTMYQVCFAVGVGLTVLATSVLCFNGSLNLSTLLVLVISIFYIYMPAQALASLSAQMRVMEAGLDRYEALKKVRIIDGDGKDIKLDRFDIEFKDVSFSYENNETLRDVSFKVPERSMTALVGASGSGKTTIANLIVRFWDVQQGEVLVGGVNVKRMTCDSLLKNISMVFQNVYLFNDTILNNIKFGRSDATFEEVVAAAKKARCHDFIMALEKGYDTMVGEGGGTLSGGERQRISIARAILKDAPIVLLDEATASVDPDNEKHIQQAINELVKDKTLVVIAHRLSTIRSADQILVIDEGRIVQRGTHAELVKQGGQYGNLWEKRQKARGWKISTGPPAGGNGMPPSANGGRAEPALSRAKQDAAKCDP, encoded by the coding sequence ATGTTAGGCTTCATAAGAAGAATGCTAAAGTTGTCCGGTGAGCACGGGCGCAGGATAAAGATCGCTTTCGTCCTCAGCTTCTTCGAGAGCATGCTCACGTACGTTCCCGTATTCGCCTTCATCCTGGCGTTCACCAAGATCCTGGACGGCTCCCTGGTGGCTTCGGACGCATGGCTGATCGCCGAGATCATGGTGGGCGCCGTCATCGCAAGGTGCATCCTGAGGCGAGCCTTCGTGGTCCGGCAGAGCGGAGCGGGGTACGAGGTATGCGCCCGAGAGAGGATAAGCATCGGGGACCGCCTGAAGCGCTTCCCCATGAGCTATTTCACCGAGGGCAACATCGGCAACATCACCTCCGCCATCTCCATCGACCTGCTGTTCGTGGAGGAATACGGCATGGGGGCCATGGACAAGGTGGTCAACGGGTACATCGGCATAATCCTGGGATGTTTCATCCTGCTGATCATCGATTGGCGTGTTGCGCTCGTATCCATAGCAGTGTTCGCGGCGGCCATGTTCGTGCTGGGCAAGATCCAAAGGACCAACCAGGAACAGTCCGCGATAAGGCAGAGGCAGCAGGCCCGGCTCACTTCGGCGGTGCTCGAGTACGTTCAGGGGATCTCCGTCATAAAGTCCCTGAACATGTCGGGCGAGAGGGCCCAGGCCATCAAGCGCACTATCAAGGAAACGCGCGACCACGCCATCGACTTCGAGGAAAAGTACACCCCGCTGAGCACCATGTACCAGGTATGCTTCGCGGTCGGGGTGGGCCTGACCGTCCTGGCGACATCTGTTCTCTGCTTCAACGGGAGCCTGAACCTGTCCACGCTGCTCGTTCTGGTGATCTCCATATTCTACATCTACATGCCGGCCCAGGCCCTGGCGTCCCTGAGCGCCCAGATGAGGGTGATGGAGGCGGGGCTGGACCGGTACGAGGCGCTCAAGAAGGTCAGGATCATCGACGGGGACGGGAAGGACATAAAGTTGGACCGGTTCGACATCGAGTTCAAGGATGTTTCCTTCTCCTATGAGAACAACGAGACCCTGAGGGACGTCAGTTTCAAGGTCCCGGAGAGGAGCATGACCGCCCTGGTGGGGGCGTCCGGCTCCGGCAAGACCACCATCGCGAACCTCATCGTGAGGTTCTGGGACGTCCAGCAGGGCGAGGTGCTGGTGGGGGGCGTCAACGTTAAGAGGATGACCTGCGACAGCCTGCTCAAGAACATCAGCATGGTGTTCCAGAACGTGTACCTGTTCAACGATACCATCCTCAACAACATCAAGTTCGGCCGGTCCGACGCCACCTTCGAGGAGGTAGTGGCCGCGGCGAAGAAGGCGCGGTGCCACGACTTCATCATGGCTTTGGAGAAGGGGTACGACACGATGGTGGGGGAAGGCGGGGGCACCCTGTCAGGGGGCGAAAGGCAGCGCATCTCCATCGCCCGCGCGATCCTCAAGGACGCGCCGATAGTCCTGCTGGACGAGGCGACGGCCAGCGTCGATCCGGACAACGAGAAGCACATCCAGCAGGCCATCAACGAGCTGGTGAAGGACAAGACGCTGGTGGTCATCGCTCACCGGCTGTCCACAATCCGGAGCGCCGACCAGATACTGGTCATCGACGAGGGCAGGATCGTCCAAAGGGGCACCCACGCCGAGCTGGTAAAGCAGGGAGGCCAGTATGGCAATCTGTGGGAGAAGCGCCAGAAGGCCCGCGGATGGAAGATCTCGACGGGCCCGCCGGCCGGAGGGAACGGAATGCCTCCCTCTGCTAATGGCGGAAGAGCCGAGCCAGCCCTATCGCGGGCAAAGCAGGACGCGGCGAAGTGCGATCCCTGA
- a CDS encoding trans-sulfuration enzyme family protein, whose protein sequence is MSRKITFPTGISTTSIHAGEEPDPVTKASAPNIVMSTTFVTEASTGFSARGMEEDAGWVYTRWGNPTVHQLEVKLAALENAEASVALSSGMAAISALLFHVLRAGDHVVVSDVAYAALSEMTNDTVPGLGIEVTKVDTSDLDAVKGAVKKNTKLIYIETPCNPLLRITDIAAVADIAHKAGAKLAVDSTFATPIATRPLDLGADFVVHSLTKYLSGHGDALGGAVLGPKEELAQLRRTVGIRFGAALSPFNAWLIMRGLATFPLRMRAHQENALQVARFLEGHSKVKKVIYPGLESHPQHELAKRQMKNFSGMITFQMEDGPAAAEVFARELQIIHYAVSLGHQRSLLFYLPTDDMLETSFRLDTPEQRESWDQYAGKGVFRFSVGLEDPEDIIRDLELALEKCPGGP, encoded by the coding sequence GTGTCTCGCAAGATCACGTTCCCGACAGGGATAAGCACGACCTCCATCCACGCCGGGGAGGAACCGGACCCCGTGACCAAAGCATCCGCGCCGAACATCGTCATGTCCACTACATTCGTCACCGAAGCGAGCACCGGCTTCTCAGCGCGGGGCATGGAGGAGGACGCGGGCTGGGTGTACACCCGGTGGGGCAATCCTACCGTCCATCAGCTCGAGGTAAAGCTCGCCGCGCTGGAGAACGCCGAGGCCTCGGTGGCCCTCAGCAGCGGGATGGCGGCGATCTCCGCGCTGCTGTTCCACGTCCTCCGGGCGGGGGACCACGTCGTGGTGAGCGACGTGGCCTATGCCGCGCTGTCGGAGATGACCAACGATACGGTCCCCGGGCTGGGGATAGAGGTCACCAAGGTCGACACCTCCGACCTGGACGCGGTGAAAGGTGCGGTCAAGAAGAACACCAAGCTGATCTACATCGAGACTCCCTGCAATCCTCTCCTCCGCATCACCGATATCGCCGCGGTCGCCGACATCGCGCATAAGGCGGGAGCGAAACTGGCGGTCGATTCTACCTTCGCCACCCCCATCGCCACGCGCCCCCTCGACCTCGGCGCCGACTTCGTGGTCCATTCCCTGACCAAGTACCTGAGCGGCCACGGCGACGCCCTGGGAGGGGCGGTCCTCGGCCCCAAGGAAGAGCTGGCGCAGCTCCGCAGGACCGTCGGCATCCGCTTCGGCGCAGCTCTCAGCCCGTTCAACGCCTGGCTCATCATGCGGGGCCTTGCCACGTTCCCCCTGCGGATGAGGGCGCACCAGGAGAACGCGCTCCAGGTCGCCCGCTTCCTGGAGGGCCACTCCAAGGTAAAGAAGGTCATCTACCCCGGGCTGGAGAGCCACCCCCAGCATGAGCTGGCGAAGAGGCAGATGAAGAACTTCTCCGGCATGATCACGTTCCAGATGGAGGACGGCCCCGCCGCGGCGGAGGTCTTCGCCAGGGAACTGCAGATAATCCACTACGCCGTTTCGCTGGGACACCAGCGTTCCCTGCTGTTCTACCTGCCCACGGACGACATGCTGGAGACATCCTTCAGGCTCGACACTCCAGAGCAGCGGGAGTCCTGGGACCAGTACGCGGGGAAGGGCGTTTTCCGCTTCTCGGTGGGCCTGGAAGATCCCGAGGACATCATAAGGGACCTGGAGCTAGCACTGGAGAAATGCCCCGGCGGTCCATGA
- a CDS encoding carbohydrate ABC transporter permease codes for MKGNARGAIAVALPLAFLLIFFFLPLALSVKNSMYNTHADFIGLSTYAEVISDPHFLDTFRYTLEVSAFSTILAVAAAVVISMAIRGTFAGKKLSLFLFQMNASIPHLSVAAMMLFLLLPSGFMSSLAYQLGLIDTYAAFPTIVGGTSGSGVIMSFAWKFAPFIGLSVLSVLQSATPEYEQQAATLGMGPWARFRHIVLPMISPAIISSSIICFAFAFGSYEVPLLLGLNDTLAIESYNLFRSIYGMEHLDRAYVLSNIITMVTLALTIVYFWFAIPKGKGRRTD; via the coding sequence ATGAAGGGGAACGCAAGAGGGGCGATCGCCGTAGCGCTGCCTCTTGCGTTCCTGCTTATTTTCTTTTTCCTCCCGCTGGCCCTCTCGGTCAAGAACAGCATGTACAACACGCATGCCGATTTCATAGGCCTGTCGACGTACGCCGAGGTCATCAGCGACCCTCACTTCCTGGATACTTTCCGCTACACCCTTGAGGTATCCGCGTTCTCCACCATCTTGGCCGTGGCCGCGGCGGTGGTGATCTCGATGGCCATAAGGGGCACCTTCGCCGGCAAGAAGCTGTCATTGTTCCTGTTCCAGATGAACGCGTCCATTCCGCACCTGTCGGTGGCGGCGATGATGCTGTTCCTGCTTTTGCCGTCCGGGTTCATGTCCAGCCTGGCTTATCAGCTGGGATTGATAGACACGTACGCGGCGTTCCCCACCATCGTTGGCGGGACCAGCGGCTCGGGGGTGATCATGTCATTCGCCTGGAAGTTCGCCCCCTTCATCGGCCTCTCCGTCCTGTCGGTGCTGCAGTCGGCGACCCCCGAATACGAGCAGCAGGCCGCCACCTTGGGCATGGGCCCTTGGGCGAGGTTCAGGCATATCGTCCTCCCCATGATAAGCCCCGCCATCATCTCGTCGTCGATCATCTGCTTCGCGTTCGCGTTCGGCTCCTACGAGGTCCCCCTGCTCCTGGGGCTCAACGACACCTTGGCCATCGAGTCGTACAACCTGTTCCGCAGCATCTACGGGATGGAGCACCTCGATCGGGCGTACGTGCTGTCGAACATCATAACCATGGTCACACTGGCCCTGACGATAGTGTACTTCTGGTTCGCGATTCCCAAGGGGAAAGGGAGGCGGACGGATTGA
- a CDS encoding ABC transporter ATP-binding protein: protein MGLMNIYAYARDSKKQMWISIILLTAAVVLGIVPYFLIQDIIVRFTGEGALDLAYLGIIAGAVLATLVLKTYLHHRGLAASHHLAYDTLMGMRERVADKMMKVSMGTVNKHGSGGLKKNFVENIEDMELLLAHAMPEGISNIITIVIVTAVLFILDWRLALAAIAVWLIGLVPVVLMFKDGMKRMGPYYQASKEMNENIVEYISGMEVIKVFNQTTTSFKKYTASVENYRKNTLDWYRVSWNYMVVYSIILPSTLLLLLPAGMLFYSEGTLALGTLVLCILLAMSVGAPLTRLVEFFPTFPILQQKAQKIEQFFSEPEIESGRIASVPEDHTVTFDRVTFAYEDKEVVKDVSFVAKANTVTALVGESGAGKSTLAKLLVRFWDVKSGEIRIGSINIRDLTFETLMNSISYVSQDIFLFNTTIRENIRMGRPDATDEEVLKMAKIAQCHDFIMGTEHGYDTVVGDAGDKLSGGQRQRIAIARAMLKNSPIVVLDEATSFTDPENEDKIQEALNGLIRGRTLIVIAHRLSTVAEADNIILLDGGRISAQGTHAELLAISPTYRTMWQAHAESMDWDIAVKERSGSTC, encoded by the coding sequence ATGGGTCTGATGAACATCTATGCCTACGCCCGCGACTCCAAGAAGCAAATGTGGATCTCGATCATTCTGCTCACCGCGGCGGTGGTCCTGGGCATTGTCCCGTATTTCCTGATCCAGGACATCATCGTGCGCTTCACCGGGGAGGGGGCGCTCGACCTGGCATACCTCGGCATAATCGCCGGAGCGGTCCTTGCCACCCTGGTCCTGAAAACGTACCTGCATCACAGGGGTCTTGCCGCGTCCCACCACCTGGCCTATGACACGCTCATGGGCATGCGGGAGAGGGTGGCCGACAAGATGATGAAAGTGTCCATGGGGACGGTGAACAAGCACGGCAGCGGCGGGCTGAAGAAGAACTTCGTTGAGAACATAGAGGACATGGAGCTCCTCCTGGCGCATGCTATGCCAGAGGGCATATCCAACATTATCACCATAGTTATCGTCACCGCGGTCCTGTTCATCCTGGACTGGCGCCTGGCCCTCGCGGCCATCGCGGTGTGGCTCATCGGCCTGGTCCCCGTCGTCCTCATGTTCAAGGACGGCATGAAAAGGATGGGGCCTTACTACCAGGCCTCCAAGGAGATGAACGAGAACATCGTCGAGTACATCTCCGGCATGGAGGTCATCAAGGTGTTCAACCAGACCACTACCTCCTTCAAGAAGTACACCGCCTCGGTCGAGAACTACAGGAAGAACACCCTGGATTGGTACAGGGTATCGTGGAACTACATGGTAGTGTACAGCATCATCCTGCCCTCGACCCTTCTGTTGCTGCTGCCCGCGGGCATGCTGTTCTATTCGGAAGGGACCCTCGCCCTCGGCACCCTGGTGCTGTGCATACTGCTCGCCATGAGCGTGGGAGCGCCGCTGACCCGGCTGGTGGAGTTCTTCCCCACCTTCCCCATTCTCCAGCAGAAGGCCCAGAAGATCGAGCAATTCTTCAGTGAGCCGGAGATCGAGAGCGGCAGGATCGCCAGCGTGCCGGAGGACCACACCGTCACCTTCGACAGGGTGACCTTCGCTTACGAGGACAAGGAGGTGGTAAAGGACGTCTCGTTCGTGGCGAAGGCGAACACGGTCACCGCCCTGGTGGGCGAGTCCGGAGCGGGCAAGTCCACCCTGGCCAAGCTTCTCGTCCGGTTCTGGGACGTCAAGAGCGGCGAGATCAGGATCGGCAGCATCAACATACGGGACCTTACCTTCGAGACGCTGATGAACTCGATCAGCTACGTGTCCCAGGACATCTTCCTGTTCAATACCACTATCAGGGAAAACATCCGCATGGGCAGGCCGGACGCCACTGACGAGGAGGTGCTGAAGATGGCCAAGATCGCGCAGTGCCACGACTTCATCATGGGAACGGAGCACGGATACGATACCGTGGTCGGGGACGCCGGGGACAAGCTGTCCGGGGGGCAGCGCCAGCGCATCGCCATCGCCCGGGCCATGCTCAAGAACTCGCCGATCGTCGTACTGGACGAGGCAACCTCGTTCACCGACCCGGAGAACGAGGACAAGATACAGGAGGCGTTGAACGGCCTGATCCGGGGGAGAACGCTGATAGTGATCGCCCACCGCCTGTCCACGGTCGCCGAGGCGGACAACATCATCCTGCTGGACGGCGGCAGGATATCCGCCCAGGGGACCCATGCCGAACTCCTTGCCATCTCGCCGACGTACCGGACGATGTGGCAGGCTCACGCCGAATCCATGGACTGGGACATCGCCGTCAAGGAGAGGAGCGGATCGACATGTTAG
- a CDS encoding ABC transporter ATP-binding protein — translation MSFLELKDISKRYKNAPSATLDGLGLSLHEGEIMVILGPSGCGKSTTLKIIAGLEEQDSGSVLIDGERMDGVKTEKRPIAMVFQKPLLFRHMTVGQNVDLALRVTSRYRKEELAAKTAEMLRLVKLEGFEDRRSTEISGGQEQRVSLARALMTSPKLLLLDEPLSALDAELRIEMRKNIREICKSLNLTVLFVTHDQQEAVSIADRIGLLIDGKIVQCGEPEEFYCRPASAKVAKFFGWKNFIPARQEGTSVTSSIGTFDIEGLPNRTGDAILLIRPEGLLCSDHGAFSAKVRSVSYLGARSEYVIDHNGTDLNIAVSTRFIYQPGDELRFDLDTKMMWAVEPEPAADKVTAPVIESRASVLGSFKGLISRKRSVE, via the coding sequence ATGAGCTTCCTGGAATTGAAGGACATCTCGAAAAGGTACAAGAACGCACCGAGCGCAACGTTGGACGGGCTGGGCCTGTCCCTCCATGAGGGAGAGATCATGGTCATCCTGGGCCCCTCTGGCTGCGGGAAGTCCACTACACTCAAGATAATCGCGGGCCTGGAGGAGCAGGATTCCGGCTCGGTGCTCATCGACGGAGAGCGCATGGATGGCGTCAAGACGGAAAAGAGACCGATCGCCATGGTCTTCCAGAAGCCTTTGTTGTTCAGGCACATGACCGTCGGTCAGAACGTCGATCTCGCGCTCAGGGTCACCAGCAGGTACCGCAAGGAGGAGCTGGCGGCCAAGACCGCCGAGATGTTGAGGCTGGTGAAGCTTGAAGGGTTCGAGGATAGGAGGTCCACGGAGATATCGGGGGGACAGGAGCAGAGGGTATCGCTGGCCAGAGCGCTGATGACCAGCCCGAAGCTGCTGCTCCTCGATGAGCCCCTGAGCGCGCTGGATGCCGAGCTCAGGATAGAGATGCGCAAGAACATCCGGGAGATCTGCAAGAGCCTGAACCTGACCGTGCTGTTCGTCACCCATGATCAGCAGGAAGCGGTCTCCATCGCCGACCGCATAGGCCTTCTGATAGACGGAAAGATCGTCCAGTGCGGTGAGCCTGAGGAGTTCTATTGCCGGCCCGCTTCCGCCAAGGTCGCCAAATTCTTCGGTTGGAAGAACTTCATCCCGGCAAGGCAGGAGGGAACGTCCGTCACGTCATCCATCGGGACCTTCGACATCGAGGGCCTGCCGAACAGGACGGGCGACGCCATCCTCCTCATCCGGCCCGAGGGCCTGCTGTGCTCGGACCACGGGGCGTTCTCGGCGAAGGTGAGGTCCGTGTCATACCTGGGCGCAAGGTCCGAATACGTCATCGACCATAATGGGACGGACCTGAACATAGCCGTGTCAACCAGGTTCATCTATCAGCCCGGTGACGAGCTGAGGTTCGATCTCGATACAAAGATGATGTGGGCCGTGGAACCGGAGCCGGCCGCAGACAAGGTGACGGCCCCCGTCATCGAGAGCAGAGCGAGCGTCCTCGGTTCGTTCAAGGGCCTTATCTCCAGGAAGAGGTCGGTGGAGTGA
- a CDS encoding ABC transporter permease, translated as MNRYAKGAIIVMMTVLVLVPIYPLIGWSFSSTWTFPRLMPNSFTADRFIAVLTTDTYVTAIYNSVVLAVTVTLLSLALGFYAAKTLGMRDFRGRRALEILMLLPALAPGIAILYGVREVFVSMGLYLSWASVVIAQTVFTLPYIIMLLIPLFRNYDADYERQAATLGISKLNTLIHVTLPSIRSGLIVACMYTFMVSWSMFLVVNFLAPVGFTTIATLLLPLIATWSSSTTVAVMTLLFILPALFVFVLSSKMLGDSAEMGRYNP; from the coding sequence TTGAACCGGTACGCCAAAGGCGCGATCATCGTCATGATGACGGTGCTGGTCCTGGTCCCGATCTACCCCTTGATCGGATGGTCCTTCTCCAGCACATGGACCTTCCCCCGTCTGATGCCCAACAGCTTCACCGCCGACAGGTTCATTGCGGTCCTGACCACGGACACTTATGTTACGGCCATTTACAACAGCGTCGTCCTGGCGGTGACGGTGACACTGCTGTCATTGGCCTTGGGGTTCTATGCCGCCAAGACGCTCGGCATGAGGGATTTCAGGGGCAGGAGGGCGCTGGAGATACTGATGCTGCTCCCGGCGCTGGCGCCCGGCATCGCCATCCTGTACGGGGTCAGGGAGGTGTTCGTCAGCATGGGGCTGTACCTCTCGTGGGCCTCCGTGGTGATAGCCCAAACGGTGTTCACCCTGCCATACATCATAATGCTGCTGATACCTTTGTTCAGGAACTATGACGCCGACTATGAGCGCCAGGCCGCCACCTTGGGCATCAGCAAGCTGAACACGCTGATACACGTGACCCTGCCGTCCATAAGGTCCGGGCTGATCGTGGCGTGCATGTACACCTTCATGGTCTCCTGGTCGATGTTCCTGGTGGTCAATTTCCTTGCACCCGTGGGGTTCACGACCATAGCTACATTGCTGTTGCCGCTGATAGCCACCTGGTCAAGCAGCACCACGGTCGCCGTAATGACGCTATTGTTCATCCTGCCGGCCCTGTTCGTGTTCGTGCTCTCATCGAAGATGCTCGGCGATTCTGCCGAAATGGGGAGATACAATCCATGA
- a CDS encoding CopG family ribbon-helix-helix protein: MSIVSVSLTDKNLEDLDKLQKMLGLAGRSEAIRVCLRSAEAEIREREKLEGAIEGIVIAVHKSGAGHEMDEASHQYRSTILTQVHSHLKNGKCLDVFLVSGDAGAVRDMMSAFQKNEGLEYIKFVQS; encoded by the coding sequence ATGTCGATCGTCAGCGTCTCTCTGACCGACAAGAACCTTGAGGACCTTGACAAGCTCCAGAAGATGCTGGGGCTTGCCGGCAGGAGCGAGGCTATCAGGGTCTGCCTGAGGTCAGCCGAAGCGGAGATAAGGGAACGGGAGAAGCTGGAAGGCGCCATCGAGGGGATCGTCATCGCCGTGCACAAGTCCGGCGCGGGGCACGAGATGGACGAGGCCAGCCACCAGTACAGGAGCACCATACTTACTCAGGTGCACTCCCACCTGAAGAACGGCAAGTGCCTGGACGTGTTCCTGGTCAGCGGGGACGCCGGCGCCGTGAGGGACATGATGTCGGCCTTCCAGAAGAACGAGGGCCTCGAATACATCAAGTTCGTGCAGTCCTGA
- a CDS encoding GTP-binding protein, which translates to MQRGTEAGNEKRSKLVVLGGYLGAGKTTLAVALARKLSAENGLSVSIITNDQGEVLVDTEFVRNAGFDVRGVSGGCFCTKLPTFIAHAKDLVETGRPDVIIAEPIGTSTNILANVIMQIRDAYPDQFEVAPFFVVVDGTRLADPPRGKPIYDLDDSARVPTNQVEEAEIILVSKTDRLENADELARIERILRSKNPGADIIAFSSHSGQNLDKIAKMVLSDLTSSKERKPQDGRLFAAEKASLGWYNSHADFVSGGRLDSYSVISSVMKAVAERFGDERTAHVKVLMESKTVGVKMSMVAGSVQTDGVRGGRYIEGEGRLILNARVRGSPDELKSNISEAVVSSLEGAGAQITQFSEVAFTPKPEFASPGPNVDRNAQGCSTAR; encoded by the coding sequence ATGCAGCGCGGGACGGAGGCAGGTAACGAGAAGCGATCCAAGTTGGTAGTTCTAGGCGGATATCTGGGCGCGGGCAAGACCACCCTGGCGGTGGCATTGGCAAGGAAGCTGAGCGCCGAGAACGGCCTGTCCGTATCGATAATAACCAATGATCAGGGCGAGGTCTTGGTGGACACAGAGTTCGTGAGGAACGCCGGCTTCGATGTCAGAGGCGTGAGCGGGGGATGCTTCTGCACCAAGCTCCCCACGTTCATAGCGCATGCCAAGGATCTTGTGGAGACTGGCAGGCCCGACGTGATAATCGCTGAGCCCATCGGCACGTCCACGAACATCCTCGCGAACGTCATCATGCAGATAAGGGACGCATATCCCGACCAGTTCGAGGTTGCCCCTTTCTTCGTTGTCGTTGATGGTACCAGGCTTGCCGATCCGCCCCGCGGAAAACCGATCTACGACCTGGACGACAGCGCCCGTGTTCCCACGAACCAGGTGGAGGAAGCGGAGATCATCCTGGTATCGAAAACGGACCGGTTGGAGAATGCCGATGAGCTCGCGAGGATCGAGCGGATCCTTCGTTCGAAGAACCCCGGCGCCGACATCATCGCGTTCTCATCGCACAGCGGACAGAACCTCGACAAGATCGCCAAGATGGTCCTTTCCGACCTCACCAGCAGCAAAGAGCGCAAGCCGCAGGACGGCCGCCTGTTCGCCGCGGAGAAGGCGTCCCTCGGCTGGTACAATTCCCATGCGGACTTTGTCAGCGGCGGCAGGCTGGACTCATACTCCGTCATCTCATCGGTCATGAAGGCGGTCGCAGAACGGTTCGGCGACGAGAGGACCGCCCACGTAAAGGTCCTGATGGAATCGAAGACCGTGGGCGTGAAGATGAGCATGGTGGCTGGCTCCGTGCAGACCGACGGAGTGCGCGGGGGGCGCTATATCGAAGGAGAGGGGCGGCTCATTCTGAACGCGAGGGTCAGGGGTTCACCGGATGAGCTGAAGAGCAATATCTCAGAGGCGGTGGTGTCCTCCTTGGAAGGAGCGGGCGCGCAGATCACACAGTTCTCTGAGGTGGCGTTCACCCCCAAGCCGGAATTCGCATCACCTGGGCCCAATGTGGATCGGAACGCGCAAGGCTGCTCCACCGCCCGATAA
- a CDS encoding winged helix-turn-helix domain-containing protein, whose product MRGRRTPYEIYWEVLVFCREPRTFTNIINRCDLNSKIGQQHLSFLTSKGYLDAEERDGRTAYRTTEKAQEYIALFSRMYGALFDDVPGFKL is encoded by the coding sequence ATGAGGGGGCGCCGCACCCCCTACGAGATATACTGGGAGGTCCTGGTATTCTGCCGCGAGCCCAGGACCTTCACCAACATCATCAACCGCTGCGACCTGAACTCGAAGATCGGGCAGCAGCACCTTTCTTTCCTGACCTCGAAGGGATACCTCGATGCCGAGGAGCGGGACGGCAGGACGGCTTACCGGACCACCGAGAAGGCCCAGGAGTACATCGCACTGTTCTCGAGGATGTACGGGGCGCTGTTCGACGACGTCCCTGGGTTCAAGCTTTGA
- a CDS encoding CBS domain-containing protein produces the protein MVETVKDYMIPKEEVVTPDDSVTAAIDLMVERDSGSVIVVDREEKRRGRWASSPSGTCSATLGYIKPSS, from the coding sequence ATGGTCGAGACGGTAAAGGATTACATGATCCCCAAGGAAGAGGTGGTAACCCCCGACGACTCGGTGACCGCCGCCATTGATCTCATGGTCGAGAGGGACAGTGGCAGCGTCATAGTGGTGGACAGAGAGGAGAAGAGGAGAGGCCGGTGGGCATCTTCACCGAGCGGGACCTGCTCCGCCACGCTCGGATACATCAAGCCAAGTTCATGA
- a CDS encoding CBS domain-containing protein — protein sequence MSLKISEVMSSPVHTVTRDTPLSSAIRIMKEKGISRVPVVDEEGRLTGLLFWRDILYGMAFSRL from the coding sequence ATGAGCCTCAAGATATCCGAGGTCATGTCCTCACCGGTACACACCGTCACCAGGGACACGCCCCTGAGCTCCGCGATCAGGATCATGAAGGAGAAGGGCATCAGCAGGGTCCCCGTGGTGGACGAGGAGGGGCGCCTGACAGGCCTGTTGTTCTGGCGGGACATTCTCTATGGCATGGCATTCTCCAGGCTGTGA